One window from the genome of Salisaeta longa DSM 21114 encodes:
- a CDS encoding UDP-N-acetylmuramate--L-alanine ligase: MTDLHDLPDAHLRVFERPDAPPPEAIDSVHLIGICGTGMGALAGLLKASGCTVRGSDEAAYPPMSTHLAEQGIEVLEGYDPAHLDPPPDLVVVGNACRPTHPEATYAREQGLVQLSFPEALAHMMLSDERRSIVVAGTHGKTTTTGLLVHVFQTAAADPGFLVGGVMQNTGRSYALGTDQPFVIEGDEYDSAYFDKRPKFMHYRPEKAIVTSLEFDHADIYDDPPAYAAAFEAFVGQLGHRDGLLALCGDDPAVAALADHTDARVRTYGLDASNDISAADLRVTPEGQHFTLTMAGLSRGEMFLPMHGRHNLQNALAVALMALTEGCSPQQIAEGFRTFQGMKRRQEVRGEVNDVRVIDDFAHHPTAVRTTLQGLRSAYPERRLVAVFEPRSNTSRRKLFEAAYGEAFGAADRVLLSAPPVRHNDTNDAMLDPEAVVRTIRADGPPAAAYPDADTLLPALVEVVRPGDVVVIMSNGSFDGLHARLLEALEAAG; encoded by the coding sequence ATGACTGACCTGCACGACCTCCCCGATGCCCACTTGCGCGTGTTCGAACGACCCGACGCGCCGCCGCCCGAGGCGATCGACTCGGTGCACCTGATTGGCATCTGCGGAACCGGCATGGGCGCACTGGCTGGCCTCCTAAAGGCGTCGGGCTGCACCGTGCGGGGCTCCGACGAGGCGGCCTATCCGCCCATGAGCACGCACCTGGCCGAGCAGGGCATTGAGGTGCTGGAAGGCTACGACCCCGCGCATCTCGATCCGCCGCCCGACCTCGTGGTGGTGGGCAACGCCTGCAGGCCCACGCACCCGGAGGCCACCTACGCCCGCGAGCAGGGCCTGGTGCAGCTCTCCTTCCCCGAGGCCCTCGCCCACATGATGCTGTCGGACGAGCGGCGCTCCATCGTGGTCGCCGGCACCCACGGCAAAACCACCACCACCGGCCTGCTCGTGCACGTCTTTCAGACCGCCGCGGCCGATCCCGGATTTTTAGTGGGCGGCGTGATGCAAAACACCGGCCGCAGCTACGCCCTGGGCACCGATCAGCCGTTCGTCATTGAGGGCGACGAGTACGACAGCGCCTACTTCGACAAGCGGCCGAAATTCATGCACTACCGGCCCGAAAAGGCCATCGTCACGTCGCTGGAGTTCGACCATGCCGACATCTACGACGATCCCCCCGCATATGCGGCAGCGTTTGAAGCGTTTGTGGGCCAACTCGGCCATCGCGACGGCCTGCTGGCATTGTGCGGCGACGATCCGGCGGTAGCTGCCCTCGCCGACCACACCGACGCCCGCGTGCGCACCTACGGCCTCGACGCCTCCAACGACATCAGCGCGGCCGACCTGCGCGTCACCCCCGAGGGCCAGCACTTTACCCTCACGATGGCCGGCTTGTCGCGCGGCGAGATGTTTCTGCCCATGCACGGCCGCCACAACCTGCAGAATGCCCTGGCCGTCGCCCTCATGGCGCTCACCGAAGGCTGCTCGCCCCAGCAGATTGCCGAAGGCTTCCGGACGTTTCAGGGCATGAAGCGCCGCCAAGAGGTGCGCGGCGAGGTGAACGACGTGCGCGTCATCGACGACTTCGCGCACCATCCCACCGCCGTTCGCACGACGCTGCAGGGGCTACGCAGCGCCTACCCCGAGCGGCGCCTTGTGGCCGTCTTTGAGCCGCGGAGCAATACGAGCCGGCGCAAGCTCTTTGAAGCCGCGTACGGCGAGGCGTTTGGGGCCGCCGACCGCGTACTGCTGAGCGCGCCCCCCGTGCGGCACAACGATACCAACGACGCCATGCTCGATCCCGAAGCGGTGGTGCGCACCATCCGCGCCGATGGACCGCCCGCGGCGGCCTACCCCGACGCCGACACCCTGCTGCCGGCCCTCGTGGAGGTCGTGCGGCCCGGCGACGTGGTGGTCATCATGAGCAACGGCAGCTTCGATGGGCTCCACGCGCGCCTCCTGGAGGCCCTGGAGGCTGCCGGATAG
- a CDS encoding glycoside hydrolase family 13 protein — MRAVLLAVLVSLGVVGCQPTTPPPSTPSPDPVPAWVRDAVFYQIFPERFRNGDPSNDPTRATLERPLSDVPSTWTVTPWTRNWYEEAAWEQAMPGGFYESVYDRRYGGDLQGVIDRLPYLDSLGVTALYFNPVFWARSLHKYDGRTFHHIDPHFGPTPARDKRLIAQETPTDPTTWRMTGADSLFVALLRAAHRRGLRVIIDGVFNHTGRDFFAFNSVQAEQRDAPYADWYDVTAFDDPATPDTNEFAYVGWWDLASLPEFANNPAGTDLQAEVKRYIFDSTRRWMDPNGDGDPSDGVDGWRLDVAPEVPAGFWRDWNAHVRSINPAAYTVAEDWAAASGFLAEGGFSATMNYHGFAYPVKGFLIDNAIGPTAFVEQLAARRTAYTKARRYALLNLIDSHDTPRLASMVANRSDTGYVKPARFDYDWGAVASVRQNRSYDVTAPEPTGRRVQRLVALFQMTYVGAPMIYYGTEAGMWGADDPDDRKPMVWPDMQYEPEVNHPFGQPRERNAVAFNADLHSFYQDLVGLRTAYPALRRGPFTPLYTNDAQRTLAYGRTYEGSVVVVALNRSSEAHSLRIPLPDTLRGTYALAFAVPGDGFRVQQDGAALLLEVPAYGGLIVRRTR; from the coding sequence ATGCGCGCTGTTCTGCTTGCTGTTCTCGTTTCGTTGGGTGTGGTGGGCTGTCAGCCGACGACACCGCCGCCTTCCACGCCATCGCCTGATCCGGTGCCCGCGTGGGTGCGCGACGCGGTCTTCTACCAGATCTTTCCGGAGCGCTTCCGAAACGGCGACCCCAGCAACGACCCGACGCGCGCGACCCTCGAACGCCCACTCAGCGACGTGCCGTCCACATGGACGGTCACGCCGTGGACGCGCAACTGGTATGAGGAAGCGGCGTGGGAGCAGGCCATGCCGGGCGGCTTCTACGAAAGCGTGTACGACCGACGCTACGGAGGCGACCTCCAGGGCGTCATCGACCGGCTGCCCTATCTCGACTCACTGGGCGTCACCGCGCTCTACTTCAATCCCGTGTTCTGGGCGCGTTCGCTGCACAAGTATGACGGGCGCACCTTCCACCACATCGATCCGCACTTTGGCCCCACGCCGGCCCGCGACAAGCGCCTCATCGCGCAAGAAACGCCCACCGACCCCACCACCTGGCGCATGACCGGTGCCGACTCGCTGTTCGTGGCGCTGCTCCGCGCGGCACATCGGCGGGGGCTGCGCGTGATCATCGACGGCGTGTTTAACCACACGGGCCGCGACTTTTTCGCATTCAACAGCGTGCAGGCCGAGCAGCGCGACGCGCCGTACGCCGACTGGTACGATGTGACGGCGTTCGATGACCCTGCTACGCCCGACACCAACGAGTTCGCGTATGTGGGCTGGTGGGATCTGGCGTCGCTGCCCGAGTTTGCCAACAACCCCGCCGGTACCGATCTGCAGGCCGAGGTGAAGCGCTACATTTTCGATAGCACCCGCCGCTGGATGGATCCCAACGGCGACGGCGATCCATCGGATGGCGTTGACGGGTGGCGGCTCGATGTGGCCCCCGAGGTGCCCGCAGGCTTTTGGCGCGACTGGAACGCGCACGTGCGGTCCATCAACCCCGCGGCCTACACCGTGGCTGAGGACTGGGCCGCGGCCTCAGGATTTTTGGCGGAGGGTGGCTTCTCGGCCACCATGAACTACCACGGCTTTGCGTATCCCGTGAAAGGGTTTCTGATTGACAATGCCATCGGGCCCACGGCGTTTGTGGAGCAACTGGCTGCGCGCCGCACCGCCTACACCAAGGCCCGCCGGTATGCGCTTCTGAACCTCATCGACTCGCACGACACGCCGCGCCTGGCCTCGATGGTCGCCAATCGTTCGGACACGGGCTACGTAAAGCCGGCGCGCTTCGACTACGACTGGGGTGCCGTGGCGTCGGTGCGGCAAAACCGCTCGTACGATGTCACCGCGCCGGAGCCGACCGGGCGCCGGGTGCAGCGGCTCGTGGCGCTCTTTCAGATGACATACGTGGGCGCACCCATGATCTACTACGGGACCGAAGCGGGCATGTGGGGCGCCGACGATCCGGACGACCGGAAGCCGATGGTGTGGCCCGATATGCAGTACGAGCCGGAGGTGAACCATCCGTTTGGACAGCCCCGGGAGCGCAACGCGGTGGCCTTCAACGCCGACCTGCACAGCTTCTACCAAGACCTTGTGGGGCTGCGCACGGCGTATCCGGCGCTGCGCCGTGGCCCATTTACGCCGCTGTATACCAACGACGCGCAGCGGACGCTGGCGTACGGGCGTACCTACGAGGGCAGCGTTGTGGTCGTGGCGCTCAACCGCTCGTCTGAAGCGCACAGCCTCCGCATCCCGTTGCCCGACACGCTCCGCGGCACCTATGCGCTGGCCTTTGCCGTGCCGGGCGACGGCTTTCGGGTGCAGCAAGATGGTGCGGCGCTGCTGTTGGAGGTGCCGGCGTATGGCGGGCTTATCGTGCGCCGCACGCGCTAA
- a CDS encoding ATP-grasp domain-containing protein, translated as MSLYILHENDDWMPPLRAALDEAAVPYTEWFVTDGHFDVTSPPPEGVFLNRMSASSHTRGHHVSVSHTRQLLAWLERHGRRVLNGLHAFELEMSKVHQHAALTQHGLRTPATRAVAGGPEAWLAAAKDVPTPFITKHNRGGKGLGVQLFRSYDAFAQAVDAGTIDPPADDILLLQQYVEAAAPFITRCEFVGGTFQYAITSDTSEGFELCPAEACRVDGPTCTVDGDDSLFALRTDVPQDLIAQYAQFLQAERIDIAGIEFIEDTEGRVWTYDINGTTNYSPDVEAAHDVSGMAAVADLARRALKDATAAPVA; from the coding sequence ATGTCCTTATACATCCTCCACGAGAACGACGACTGGATGCCCCCGCTGCGGGCCGCGCTCGATGAGGCCGCCGTGCCGTACACCGAGTGGTTCGTGACCGACGGCCACTTCGATGTGACGAGCCCGCCCCCCGAGGGCGTGTTTTTGAACCGCATGAGCGCCTCGTCGCACACCCGCGGCCATCACGTGAGCGTATCGCACACGCGGCAGCTGCTGGCGTGGCTGGAACGTCACGGGCGGCGCGTCCTCAACGGGTTGCATGCCTTCGAGCTGGAGATGAGCAAGGTGCACCAGCACGCCGCGCTTACGCAACACGGGCTTCGTACGCCGGCGACGCGGGCGGTGGCGGGCGGCCCCGAAGCGTGGCTCGCCGCGGCAAAGGACGTCCCTACGCCGTTTATCACAAAGCACAACCGGGGCGGAAAGGGCCTGGGCGTGCAGCTCTTTCGCAGCTACGATGCCTTTGCACAGGCCGTCGACGCCGGCACCATCGATCCACCGGCCGACGACATCCTGCTGTTGCAGCAGTACGTTGAAGCTGCGGCGCCGTTTATCACGCGCTGCGAGTTTGTAGGCGGCACGTTTCAGTATGCCATCACCTCGGACACCAGCGAGGGCTTCGAGCTGTGTCCAGCCGAGGCCTGCCGCGTGGACGGCCCCACGTGCACGGTGGATGGCGACGATTCGCTGTTTGCCCTCCGCACCGACGTGCCCCAGGACCTGATTGCGCAGTACGCGCAGTTTTTGCAGGCCGAACGGATTGACATCGCGGGCATCGAGTTTATCGAAGACACCGAAGGCCGCGTGTGGACGTACGACATCAATGGCACCACCAACTATTCGCCCGATGTGGAGGCGGCCCATGACGTGAGCGGCATGGCCGCCGTGGCCGACCTGGCCCGGCGCGCACTAAAGGACGCAACCGCTGCGCCGGTGGCGTAG
- the purD gene encoding phosphoribosylamine--glycine ligase translates to MRILILGSGGREHALARAFAASPSVEALFVAPGNPGTAALGTTLDVAATNGPAVLDLVATHAIDMTVIGPEQPLVDGVADRLRNAGHAVVGPSQAAARLEGSKAFAKAFMQRCNIPTAAFKTFSAADADAARAYLDAQPVPIVVKASGLAGGKGAFVCATRQEAHDALDAIVEDRAFGTAGDQIVIEEFMTGEEASVFALTDGDRYVLLTPSQDHKAIGEGGVGPNTGGMGAYAPAPVVSGGRLTTICRTIIEPTLAGMAAEGHPYQGILYCGLMMTDAGPKVVEFNCRLGDPEAQVVLPLIANDVGDLFMQVAQGELRGTAVQARDGAAACVVLASGGYPTDYETGFPITGIEDAETVEGVHVIHAGTARADDGTLVTAGGRVCNVVGVADTLEHALERAYRGVEAIEFEGKTVRRDIGQKGLMHQTAE, encoded by the coding sequence ATGCGCATTCTGATTCTTGGCAGCGGTGGACGCGAGCATGCCCTCGCTCGTGCGTTTGCTGCTTCGCCGTCTGTTGAGGCGTTGTTCGTTGCGCCCGGCAACCCGGGCACCGCCGCCCTCGGCACCACCCTCGACGTCGCCGCCACCAACGGACCGGCAGTGCTGGACCTCGTGGCGACGCATGCCATCGACATGACCGTCATTGGCCCCGAGCAGCCGCTGGTAGACGGCGTCGCCGACCGGTTGCGCAACGCCGGGCATGCGGTGGTGGGCCCCTCGCAGGCTGCGGCCCGCCTGGAGGGCAGCAAGGCGTTTGCCAAGGCGTTCATGCAGCGCTGCAACATCCCCACGGCTGCCTTCAAAACGTTCAGCGCGGCGGACGCCGACGCGGCCCGCGCGTACCTGGACGCCCAGCCGGTGCCCATCGTGGTAAAGGCGAGCGGCCTGGCCGGCGGCAAGGGCGCGTTCGTGTGCGCCACACGCCAGGAAGCGCACGACGCCCTCGATGCCATCGTGGAGGATCGGGCCTTCGGCACCGCCGGCGACCAGATCGTCATCGAGGAGTTTATGACCGGCGAGGAAGCCAGCGTCTTTGCGCTCACCGATGGCGACCGCTACGTGCTGCTGACCCCCTCGCAAGATCACAAAGCCATCGGCGAAGGCGGCGTGGGGCCCAACACCGGCGGCATGGGGGCCTATGCGCCCGCGCCGGTAGTGAGCGGCGGGCGCCTCACAACCATCTGCCGCACCATCATCGAACCCACCCTCGCGGGCATGGCGGCGGAGGGCCATCCGTATCAGGGCATTTTGTACTGCGGCCTGATGATGACCGACGCAGGCCCCAAGGTGGTTGAGTTTAACTGCCGGCTGGGCGACCCCGAGGCCCAGGTGGTGCTTCCGCTCATCGCGAACGACGTGGGCGATCTTTTCATGCAGGTGGCCCAGGGCGAACTGCGCGGCACCGCCGTCCAGGCGCGCGATGGCGCTGCGGCCTGCGTGGTGCTGGCCTCGGGCGGCTATCCAACCGACTACGAAACCGGATTCCCCATCACCGGCATCGAGGACGCAGAAACGGTAGAAGGCGTGCACGTCATTCACGCCGGCACGGCCCGCGCCGATGATGGCACGCTGGTTACGGCTGGCGGACGCGTGTGCAATGTGGTGGGCGTGGCCGATACGCTGGAGCACGCCCTGGAGCGCGCCTACCGTGGCGTTGAGGCGATCGAGTTTGAGGGCAAGACCGTGCGGCGCGATATCGGCCAAAAGGGCCTCATGCACCAGACCGCGGAGTGA
- a CDS encoding type III polyketide synthase: MPTVIDAIATGHPPHRRSQDEAAAFMQNIETLSPSLRSRLPAVYRSSHIDYRYSCIADYGRDDPSDFTFFPPNWALEPAPTTRQRNEHYRAAVVPLATDVAQRALNDAGLEASDVTHVVVASCTGFFAPGLDIELVKRLGLGRGTPRTFIGFMGCYAAFNALRVADSFCQQHPEARVLVVCAELCTLHFQVEDALESVVVNALFSDGAAAAVLSNRPAASGALTYVRSQTRLDDDSMDAMTWAIGNTGFLMGLSSRVPNVIAEHLPAYLRDLLPPATAPSDVGFWAIHPGGRAIVDKAREVIGLPPEAVRDSLEVLRQNGNMSSPTILFVLKRILERGPTANPYGAAMAFGPGLTIEGALLQWT; encoded by the coding sequence ATGCCCACCGTCATCGACGCCATTGCCACGGGCCACCCGCCGCACCGCCGGTCGCAAGACGAAGCGGCGGCGTTCATGCAAAACATCGAGACGCTTTCGCCCTCGCTGCGCAGCCGGTTGCCGGCGGTGTACCGCAGCTCACACATCGACTACCGCTACAGCTGCATCGCGGATTATGGGCGCGACGATCCGTCGGACTTCACATTCTTTCCGCCCAACTGGGCATTGGAGCCGGCGCCCACCACGCGCCAACGCAACGAGCACTATCGGGCCGCGGTGGTGCCCCTGGCCACCGACGTCGCGCAGCGCGCGCTCAACGACGCCGGGCTGGAAGCATCGGACGTGACGCACGTGGTGGTGGCGAGCTGCACGGGGTTCTTTGCACCGGGGCTCGACATCGAACTGGTCAAGCGCCTGGGCCTGGGGCGGGGCACGCCGCGCACGTTCATCGGATTTATGGGCTGCTACGCGGCCTTTAACGCGCTGCGGGTGGCCGACAGCTTCTGTCAGCAGCACCCCGAGGCGCGCGTATTGGTGGTGTGCGCCGAGCTGTGCACCCTGCACTTTCAGGTGGAGGATGCGCTGGAGAGCGTGGTGGTGAATGCGCTCTTTTCGGATGGCGCCGCGGCCGCTGTGCTCTCGAACCGGCCGGCCGCCTCCGGCGCGCTCACGTACGTCCGGTCGCAGACGCGCCTCGACGACGATTCGATGGATGCAATGACGTGGGCCATTGGCAATACGGGCTTCCTGATGGGGCTCTCCTCGCGCGTGCCCAACGTCATCGCCGAGCATCTGCCCGCCTACCTCCGCGACCTGTTGCCTCCCGCGACCGCGCCGTCGGATGTGGGCTTTTGGGCCATTCATCCCGGCGGGCGCGCCATCGTTGACAAGGCGCGCGAGGTGATCGGGCTGCCGCCGGAGGCCGTACGGGACAGCCTGGAGGTGCTGCGGCAAAACGGCAACATGAGCTCGCCCACCATCCTGTTTGTCCTGAAGCGCATCCTGGAGCGCGGCCCCACCGCCAACCCCTACGGCGCGGCGATGGCCTTCGGCCCCGGATTAACCATCGAGGGCGCTTTGCTCCAGTGGACGTAG
- a CDS encoding BamA/TamA family outer membrane protein: MLLLCSMGVVRGQAAPPDPYLNLRVYPLATWGPQAGWGGGAGLVAHHVGHPGTVALLTAAPAQYETVLTASIATRNPHAAPWYVALTSRYMTTTRQPFFGLGPFARGPQRTLTDLQSVRATVRLGYTLLDGRVLVEPHVGWRAHALEAPPVAPADVQSHLTQAAAADPYGVVAGGSVAYDTRDRRAAPTRGLLLQGTAERFGTLGTDELTFDQFQIEAAGYVPLGGRHRLFGVVAAGITRARSGGPVPFYLRMRLDGRRMPGWRRDRFFGNDRLLATVGYRFPVGTVAQLFRIEGHAAAQVGSVYNNVFEDFDPAVTFAEEPPVTPAAVPLRPAASLGVHLAPLFRDESYIDLAVGVSPEGVTGVRFTLTRTLRSLRPPHHE; the protein is encoded by the coding sequence GTGCTGCTGCTTTGCAGCATGGGCGTGGTGCGGGGGCAGGCTGCGCCGCCCGATCCGTACCTCAACCTGCGCGTCTATCCGCTAGCTACCTGGGGCCCGCAAGCCGGCTGGGGCGGCGGCGCTGGGCTCGTGGCGCACCACGTGGGGCATCCGGGCACGGTGGCGCTGCTCACCGCGGCGCCCGCGCAGTACGAGACGGTACTCACCGCCTCCATCGCTACGCGCAACCCCCACGCGGCACCCTGGTACGTGGCCCTCACAAGTCGCTACATGACCACCACGCGCCAGCCGTTTTTTGGGCTGGGGCCGTTTGCGCGCGGGCCACAGCGTACGCTCACCGATCTGCAGTCTGTGCGTGCCACGGTGCGCCTGGGCTACACGCTGCTCGACGGCCGCGTGCTGGTGGAGCCGCATGTGGGCTGGCGGGCGCATGCGCTGGAGGCCCCGCCAGTGGCGCCTGCAGACGTCCAGTCGCATCTGACGCAGGCCGCGGCGGCCGATCCGTACGGGGTGGTGGCCGGGGGCAGCGTGGCGTATGACACGCGCGACCGCCGCGCCGCACCCACCCGCGGACTGCTGCTGCAAGGCACCGCCGAGCGCTTCGGCACCCTCGGCACCGATGAACTGACGTTCGATCAATTTCAGATAGAGGCGGCGGGCTACGTGCCGCTGGGCGGGCGGCACCGGCTGTTTGGCGTTGTGGCGGCGGGCATCACCCGGGCGCGCAGCGGAGGGCCCGTGCCGTTCTATCTGCGCATGCGCTTGGACGGGCGCCGGATGCCGGGCTGGCGCCGCGACCGCTTCTTTGGCAACGACCGCCTGCTGGCCACCGTGGGCTACCGATTTCCGGTGGGGACGGTGGCGCAGCTGTTTCGCATTGAAGGACATGCCGCAGCCCAAGTGGGCAGCGTGTACAACAACGTGTTTGAGGACTTCGACCCGGCGGTGACGTTTGCGGAGGAGCCGCCCGTCACGCCGGCAGCCGTTCCGTTGCGGCCGGCGGCTTCGCTGGGCGTGCACCTTGCGCCGCTGTTCCGCGACGAGAGCTACATCGACCTCGCCGTCGGCGTGAGTCCGGAAGGTGTGACGGGCGTCCGGTTTACGCTCACGCGCACCCTGCGGTCGCTGCGGCCGCCGCATCACGAGTAG